The proteins below come from a single Molothrus ater isolate BHLD 08-10-18 breed brown headed cowbird chromosome 3, BPBGC_Mater_1.1, whole genome shotgun sequence genomic window:
- the LOC118685751 gene encoding small basic protein 1-like, which produces MRVLCLVFAVLMLFSLATPGQGQPKGFCDGYCAHACGETEEWSFSPYCEELHCCIPSPKKGK; this is translated from the exons ATGAGGGTGCTCTGCCTGGTCTTTGCTGTGCTCATGCTTTTCTCCCTGGCCACCCCAG ggcaggggcagcccaaGGGCTTTTGTGACGGGTACTGCGCCCACGCCTGCGGCGAGACCGAGGAATGGTCCTTCAGCCCCTACTGCgaggagctgcactgctgcatcCCCTCTCCCAAAAAGGGCAAATGA